One Thermodesulfobacteriota bacterium DNA segment encodes these proteins:
- the pssA gene encoding CDP-diacylglycerol--serine O-phosphatidyltransferase produces the protein MARREQGLRRKKSKRQKVMPVLPNIFTTGNLCFGLLSILTSIEIVSALGAGNASDAWAFRKFWWAGAFIVISFFFDTLDGRLARFIRHESNFGLSYDSISDVVSFGVAPAVLVYVWTLMDKGKLGLMAVIVYVICAALRLARFNVQSDTVERFSFTGLPSPMAAGLMVSPLMLLSSLKTWPDERVLWYYLVAAPVIGLLMVSNVKYTKQPMLRLGGPFNALVVAAIIIAAAITNPEIMFIFLVYLYAVAGLVLHALGYLTGKPGVREESAPGKPTD, from the coding sequence ATGGCTAGACGGGAACAGGGCCTGAGAAGGAAGAAATCGAAGCGGCAGAAGGTGATGCCCGTGCTGCCGAATATATTCACCACGGGGAACCTCTGTTTCGGGCTCCTCTCCATATTGACGTCGATAGAGATTGTCTCGGCCCTGGGCGCGGGGAACGCTTCCGACGCCTGGGCGTTCAGGAAGTTCTGGTGGGCCGGGGCCTTCATCGTCATATCCTTTTTCTTCGACACCCTCGACGGGAGGCTCGCGAGGTTTATACGGCACGAGAGCAATTTCGGACTTTCCTATGACTCCATATCGGACGTCGTGTCGTTCGGCGTCGCCCCCGCCGTGCTGGTTTATGTCTGGACGCTCATGGACAAGGGGAAGCTCGGTCTCATGGCGGTCATAGTCTACGTAATCTGCGCCGCGCTCAGGCTCGCCCGGTTCAACGTGCAGTCGGATACGGTCGAGAGGTTCAGCTTCACGGGGCTCCCGAGCCCGATGGCCGCCGGGCTCATGGTTTCCCCGCTCATGCTGCTCTCGTCCCTCAAAACCTGGCCTGACGAAAGGGTGCTCTGGTATTACCTTGTGGCCGCCCCCGTCATAGGGCTCCTGATGGTTAGCAACGTCAAATATACTAAGCAGCCCATGCTCAGGCTCGGGGGGCCCTTCAACGCCCTCGTCGTGGCTGCTATAATCATCGCCGCTGCCATAACAAACCCTGAGATAATGTTCATTTTCCTCGTCTATCTCTACGCGGTCGCGGGGCTCGTGCTCCACGCGCTCGGCTACCTGACCGGGAAGCCCGGCGTGCGGGAAGAATCGGCGCCCGGGAAGCCGACTGATTAG